CTCATAAAGCAATAAACTTCCAACTCGATGCTTTCAACAAGGAATCTGTAGACAAGTTGCTTTCCAATCCTCCATTACAGAAGTTGTTATCGTTGCAATTGGTTCTTGGGGAATTGCAGGATAAAAACTCCATAGTGAGCGACATTGCCTGGATAGTCTTGAACTTGAGGAGTACGAGTTTCGGCATCATGTTCCTGTTGTCTAGTATCTATAGGCAgatctccaagaagaaacctaCCGAGGATAGTCTACAAGATTCTATCACCAGAGGGGAATGTATCATGTCATTAGTAGGTAATGTCAAGTGGCTCATTGACTTGATGGTATACATCAACCAAGAATTGCTACAATTGTCCTACTCCAAGCAAGACTCGTCCAACAGTAAGTTGACCATCAAGAACTCTATTGCCTTGCCTATTATTCTCAGTAAGGTTCCTAgattgttcttgatgtaTGCATTGTCATCTATCGGCAGAACTCAtgaaatattgaagaaactacATAAAGACTTGTCTGAAGCCAGTAAGCTTTTTACACCAATGAAAGAGTCGTTGAACAGATATTTCACCATCTGCAACAATTCTCCGTTGACATTAAGTCTCTTTGAGAACTTCTTGAGAGAATGCGATGCTTTAATCACCAAAGAGCAGAGCATAAGATTAGCAGGAAAGGAAAAGGGCTATTCATTGAAGGTGGAACAGAAATTGGTTTGCCAAGGTGAGTTAACGGAAGACATGGAACAGATTGGAAAGATCTTGATCGACCGACATGCTGTTAATATCAATCGTGATATGAAGGTATCGGACTTGTACTTTTACGATGTCGATTGGTTGGACATAGGTGTAAACAAGAGATCTGCTAGAACATCTAAGGGTCTTCTGGAGACTGTAATATATCCTTCGTCGCAGTTGAAACCCAAGATGATTCCCAGATTACAGTATTCTGACAAAGAGTGTATCGACTCTTTGCGTAAGATAATCATTTCTGTAGATATGAACCAGATTACTGGCAAGACAGATACTTCTCGAAATGGAACTACCAATCACAAAGCTGCTATTGCTAACGACAAGATTGCCAAGTTGCGCAAGTGTACTAGATGTCGTTCAGTATCTTTGGTAGCAGATCCTCTTGTATTTGATGCTCCCAGCACCATTGGGCTCTGGACCATGGTCTTCCAAAGAACGTGTATCTGTGGCAATGCTTGGGTTAACTGTGTTTCGTAACGAATTCTATTTGTATATTATATCTAGAATTGTATATTTAATTATTGAAGGGTAATGTCTGAAGACAATGATACTAACAAACATCGACAAAGACAATAAATGCATATGTAGAGCAAGTTAGCTTTTCACTGTTTTTTGGGCAGCAGCctcagcagcagccttggCATCAGCAGCcgacttcttgttggccATCCATTTCATGACAAACGGCATGGCTACGTTGGTAACGACAATCCAGGTGAGAAGTACGCCGATGTTTCTGCCCATACGACCTTTCCACGAGTCGAAGTAGGCTACTTGCATTAGCTCGTAAGCGTTTCTCACAGGTATACCATAACCATATCTGTAGAAGTCTGGACACAAAACAATGGGTGAAACGGTGGGTGACAAATTGACTACAGCCgtgaacaacaacaaaaatCCAATCAACTGTGGCTTGACAGCAAATAATATCAATGCAACGACTTCAATGATACTGCCTAAGGAACTCAAAGTCAAGTAGCCAAATGACCAGATGACCAAGAAGCCCAGACGACCAAAAGTGGTATTGTATTTGAGGCCAAAGGCAGTGTTCAACGTGACAAATGCCAACGATAGGACGAGGTAGGCTATTTGTGAAGCAACCATTCTGTATGCTACATACTTGAATCCCTTGAGCTTGGTGGCCATGTACATGTGCAtcttgatttggaagatgaattggaagaacGAGAAGATCACCAAGTAGATAAGTCCGATTTGAAAGGGCGCTTGGACAATCTGGTTGGAAACTGGGAGTCTATCGTTGATTACAAAAGTAGGCGGCGTCGTCAACAAGCCAGGAGCATTGGAAATAACATTAACTTGCTGTGTTGAATTCAAGGTGCtcaacaagtcttcaactAATGGAGTTTGTTGAATGTATGCATTGTAATATCGGATGATCTGGTTAACAATGGACGAAATATAGAGATTGACGGCATTGAAGTCCCTACCAGTCTCGTAAATAGCCTCGAGGAGCACAGCTGGCGAAAAAGCAGTAGATTCTGCTTCCATCGCACTGACCCAGTCCAATGTGGAATTGGGTCTAATATAAAACGCAGCCCAATACTTTTGGTGGTGTACTTGTCTATACACTTCTTCGGTGATGGTGTTATTGTGGCTAATGGCCAAAGTGGATATTCTTTCGAAATCCCAGATATCAAAGCTTCCAAGCAGCTGGATGGAGGTGAGATTAAAGTAGTTTGCGACTATAGGCCCCACAATTGCAGGTAATTCTCCCACTTGGGTATCAGCATTGACTACGGCAAATCGCAAGTTCTTGTACCTGGAAGCTCTATTATAGTAAGACCCCCAGTAAATACACAATGCTACAGTGAAACCTACGACAAGGAAAAGGTAGTTATTAGCAAATGTCAACACGATGTTGATTCTCTCCTCATGAAATTCTTTATCCCAGAACCCCAATT
This window of the Scheffersomyces stipitis CBS 6054 chromosome 6, complete sequence genome carries:
- a CDS encoding predicted protein; the encoded protein is KEFHEERINIVLTFANNYLFLVVGFTVALCIYWGSYYNRASRYKNLRFAVVNADTQVGELPAIVGPIVANYFNLTSIQSLGSFDIWDFERISTLAISHNNTITEEVYRQVHHQKYWAAFYIRPNSTLDWVSAMEAESTAFSPAVLLEAIYETGRDFNAVNLYISSIVNQIIRYYNAYIQQTPLVEDLLSTLNSTQQVNVISNAPGLLTTPPTFVINDRLPVSNQIVQAPFQIGLIYLVIFSFFQFIFQIKMHMYMATKLKGFKYVAYRMVASQIAYLVLSLAFVTLNTAFGLKYNTTFGRSGFLVIWSFGYLTLSSLGSIIEVVALILFAVKPQLIGFLLLFTAVVNLSPTVSPIVLCPDFYRYGYGIPVRNAYELMQVAYFDSWKGRMGRNIGVLLTWIVVTNVAMPFVMKW
- a CDS encoding predicted protein gives rise to the protein MSLVGNVKWLIDLMVYINQELLQLSYSKQDSSNSKLTIKNSIALPIILSKVPRLFLMYALSSIGRTHEILKKLHKDLSEASKLFTPMKESLNRYFTICNNSPLTLSLFENFLRECDALITKEQSIRLAGKEKGYSLKVEQKLVCQGELTEDMEQIGKILIDRHAVNINRDMKVSDLYFYDVDWLDIGVNKRSARTSKGLSETVIYPSSQLKPKMIPRLQYSDKECIDSLRKIIISVDMNQITGKTDTSRNGTTNHKAAIANDKIAKLRKCTRCRSVSLVADPLVFDAPSTIGLWTMVFQRTCICGNAWVNCVS